The genome window GACATTTGACATACCGTAACTGGCTAGCATATGATATAATATTTGACGAAATGAAAATGTCTTAACCTTATGCTCTGATAACTTACGGTACTATTCTGACGCACTGCGTCCATAACTTATACATCATAAACCCGGGATCTTTGGAAACAAGGGCTACCGAACTGCTCACACAACATCGGGCTGAAATTCACCCGATTTCAATATTTACGATCCCTGTTTGGATTTAGCCCACTATGTGTTCTGCTACTTCCGTTCCACCATTTTGTTTTCTACGCATCTGTTCGGACATTTCCGTAAATTgcaactgaccaatcaaaatacAGCTTCTATCGACTACCGAGCAGATACGATATGTCCGCACCATGTAAGGACATTTCCGTGGCTCTTCGATTGCACATGTTGTGCGGCGCACATGCTGTGGAGCAGTGGGTGTGAACGAATAGATAGGACAAGGAGCGTGGCTGATTGACCGCTGTAAGTTTTGCAAGATGGGCATCAACTTAGGAGAAGAGTTTCCCAACTTCCAGGCGCCAACAACCATTGGTGACATTCACTTTCACGACTGGATGGGAAAGTCGTAAGTTTTATATCGCCGTAGGATGATTTGAAAAATTTGCTAACATGTTTTGATGTACCGGGAAATGGTGGTAGGCTTATATGCCTACGTGCTACTGGAAGGTTGTCTCATGTGATATATATAGAACACATTTATTCAATGTACCACCTGTATAAACCTTGAACTTTAATATTGCTTGACCACTGACAAGGGACCTACTACAGTAAATGGGTCATGGTAGGCCGTGAAATAGGTTATTAAGGTGAGCGCATGCATGGTTTACAATATATGATATGGGCCTAGCAACATTTAAACGTGACCTGCCATTCGGCCACTATAACTATTGATAGTGTTACGTGCAAGTCccatatgtttttaatattatatgtgcCTTCATTGTACCGTTGTAACTGAGCACCAAAACTGTGCAGAGTCATTCCTTCAATTTAGAAATATAAATGCTATATAGTATGTTAGTATGGTTTTGCCTGAAGCGGTAAATTCCACTTCTCAACTCATCCAAACTTTTATGCACCAATAAACATGTAGAGCACATTCATGCAggctacagtgtatgtatacaaataGTAAAGTCGTTCCAGTATCCAGTTGCATTTACACATGAATGTGCAGAATATGTGGGACTGAATGAATTCTATCTTTCAACCAGTCATCCTCAATAGCCGACCCAGTATTACAAGGTTAACAGTGGCCCTATGTGAGGCCTACTTCATGATCACCCCAAATATGTATTGACCTACATATGTATTGCTATTACTTGTGTATTACTATGACTTGTGTATTACTACTTGTGTATATTACTATTACTTGCCTATTACTATTAGTTGTGTATATTACTATTACTTGTGTATTACTACTTGTGTATATTACTATTACTTGCGTTTTACTGTAACTTGTGTGTTACtattacttgtttttttttgttaatggcAGAGGATGAGAGAGTTACGGTTAAAGATTCAGATGGACTTAGTTTAAATTGCTTGGACACACCGGCTATGGGTTCAAAACCCACTAATCTTGTGCATGGGGATTTTCAAGatttccctgctctcactgATCATGGATATCGATGATTGTTTTTTATTCAGGGCACTTCGACTTCTTCAAGCTAAAGTCCCACATACTActatcatataaatgaaaaattcttgagtacctgTACAGCCTTAACAGCATTCAAATGAGTAACTAAAGAAGTTAAAACATTTAGCAGTAGATATGTGCCATTCCATTCCGCTTAGCATGTTTTCGAAAGGCAtatcaaacaaattatttatttgtttctggtTGGGTGATTGTGGTGCCTGTGAAATTAGCATGACCAGAGACCATTAACTCTCCGGTGTGATCTGTGAGATTTGATGTTTTTTCGCAGATGGGCAATTCTCTTCTCGCATCCGGCAGATTTCACACCCGTCTGCACGACTGAGCTGGGCAGAGTTTTGAAGCTCATCCCTGAGTTCAAGAAGAGGAATGTCAAGGTCATTGCCCTGTCATGTGATGATGTGAAGAGCCACAATGATTGGTCCAAGGTACTATCTTAATCTCAGTGCATGAGCACTCCTGTGTTTCCTAAAAGTCTTGAAATTGTTTCTTGAAATTAATAGGTTTaaaattttatgatatttattcaattatttatttgatttgtgttttacaccgtactcaagaatatttcacttaatacaatggcggccagcattatggtgggaggaaaccgggcacagccggggggaaacccacgaccatcctcaggttctGGCATACAAAATTTTATGATAAAACTTGTTTGTGGAAAGGGCAAGTGGATAGATTCACACATCTCTCCCTCATTATAGCAATAAAATTTGATATGGCATGGTCAGAAATGTCAGCCTGATATTGATATTGTTACAGAGTGATAGGATACACAAACacatggtgtcaataatcctcatattagGGTTATGTCAATTATGTTTGAATTGGGAAAAGGGTGCATGGTTTCATCAACTCCATGCATTAGTGATGTGTCATCATGGAAACCTGGAAATAATCTGATGGACAATGTTCTGCTCCAAATAGTATTTTGACAGGGGCCAATTatttggtacaggacaaaactgccgtgtaaataaaaatatagattGGAACTGTTTATAATAACATGCCATTTTAACATCATAAATAGTATAGGCACAAGGCTGAAATTTACTGACCCGCAATTAGTCGAACTATTTTGGcaaagaaaataacagaaaatttgatttgattagcaaatataGAATGAATTGATTGCACCAAATTTCCAGTCTAGCCTCATTAAATAAGTTATAAGAGGAAATAAGATCCTGGTATGACTTCATTTTCAAACACTTGTATTTCATGTGTCGAACAGTAATTTTTTGGTACTTTTTCTCTCAGCACTTCATATAAAAATAGGACTATTGATTGGTTCTGTGAGTTTGTATCTGCATACTCTGCTCAGATAAAGTGACTTAAAAGTGCAAAATAACATCTCGGCTTTACGGCTTGGTACTAGGACTACTTGCCTGTGTTTTTAACTTTCTTGTATCCACGTTTTAAATCAAACTACTTGCAGAAAATCATTGATTTTTGCAATATTGGAAGACCGAATCTACCTAAGTCTTGAAAGCACATGATTCAGAAGATCAGTTAAGTCTTGTTTAATTGGTTTTCTATCTGCAATGGACTACAGCATATTAAATTTGGCAGATTGGCCCTGCCATGCCTTAAAGCGACGCTATCACATTAGATCACTCTGCTGCCGTACACAGCTTATTTTCTTCTGCCATTggctcaaaaaaaaaagccctcCTAAAAGTGGAGACCTTACTAATAATTATGCAATCACAAAAATATCGTCAGGTTAAATATGAGCACAGCCCAGCAGGAAGTTGCCCAACGAACCCCCATATGAAACAGATCAAACCAGTATGTTGTTATTCATAGATGATTACTTTTTTTAGgcaaaattatatttcattttttttttttttttttgagtcaaaaaaataaaggaaaacacaaacattttaagCTGTGTGTATAgctaatatgtatatgttaattGCAGGATATCCAAGATTTCAGTGGAACCAGCGGAAACTTCCCATACCCCATCATCTCTGACCCCAAGCGAGATTTGGCCGTTCAGCTAGGCATGCTGGATCCTGCTGAGAAAGATGCAGCGGGCCTGCCACTTACAGCACGCGCGGTAagacaggtgttttttttttttttaccagaaagGGCACTTCCTGTTGGGAGAGCTCTGAGTGTGGTACCCATGATAAATTTACACTCATACTAATACTATACATTGCATCATACTTTATTTGTCCAAAGGCTTGTAATTTCTGCATGCTTGTAAGGCATTCTCCAAGAAACATTCAGGAGTAGTTTACTGCTCTGtcatgaaagttttttttttctgtataattttttcataatatacatgcataccgTATGATTATCAGAAGCAATCTTGGAGGGGGTGGGGGCATTGATACTCACAATCATTGATTATATCTCATCGCATCGCTTATCTTATGCAGAGGTCAATGAAAGGTCAAGTACTGTACTTTAATCAGCTTTTTATTTTCCTCTGTAGGTCTTTATCATTGGCCCAGACAAGAAACTCAAACTATCCCTGCTCTACCCTGCAACCACTGGAAGGAACTTTGAGTAAGAAATTATCCTTGCATATTCAATGAACTGCATTTACAAGTATTTTTAAGAATGAACTTTGAAGGTTACATTATCAAAGGTATAGTGTGAAACCACATTTTCAAGACTTGTGAACAATCTTAAGACCTAACTTTATGCTAATATCATCTTTCGGACACTCCATCTTATTAGTACACCAttaaaaagacattgagacagCGAACATCTGGTCACTTGCGTCTGACATTAGAAAGCGGCTAAGACAAATGATGTTGAGATGAAAGGTAACAGAGGAAGATAACAGAGGGAAAGATAACAGAGGGAAAGATGTCAGAGAGAAACAGCATTGGATGATATTCTGAAAACTACAGCCAAAAAGAACTTGAAATTATAGTATCTCAGACAGCAGGACAATCTCAAGAGCGTATGCAAATTGTGAACGTTAACAGAACCATGTTGTGGCTGTCAAGCAGAATTTATATTAGCTCCCACTTTTCCCATACTATTTAAATAATGTATTCTCAGCCATATCTGTGCAAGGGAATATTCTATATAAATGAACCCACAGCTGTTAAATAACGCTGAGAAGTCTGATGAA of Liolophura sinensis isolate JHLJ2023 chromosome 13, CUHK_Ljap_v2, whole genome shotgun sequence contains these proteins:
- the LOC135480116 gene encoding peroxiredoxin-6-like; its protein translation is MGINLGEEFPNFQAPTTIGDIHFHDWMGKSWAILFSHPADFTPVCTTELGRVLKLIPEFKKRNVKVIALSCDDVKSHNDWSKDIQDFSGTSGNFPYPIISDPKRDLAVQLGMLDPAEKDAAGLPLTARAVFIIGPDKKLKLSLLYPATTGRNFDEILRVIDSLQLTATKKVATPEGWVQGGKCMVLPSVKQDELPTLFPKGVEVRAVPSGKSYLRFTEQP